Sequence from the Pontibacter pudoricolor genome:
CCGGGTGCCTTATACAGGCCTGGTTGGTGAAGTAATTTACCAGTTGGTTGGTGGCATCAGGGCAGGCATGGGATACTGCGGTACACCAACTATAGCCGATCTGCAGAAAGCGCGTATGGTTAAAATAACCGGAGCCGGCCTTCGCGAGAGCCATCCGCACGATGTGCAGATCACAAGCGAAGCACCAAACTATAGCCGTTAATTTTTAATTGCTTACATTTATAGTTGGTTGGTTTTATCAGATCCGAAATAAAGCCAACCAACTATATATTTTATACGTTATGCAGGTTGTTTTTCTAACCGCAATTAAGCACCTTGTTTAACGAGCGAAAATTTTTCTTACCTTTCATTAAACAAAACACAACAAACACCAAAAAACAGTTGCTGCCTAAACTTAGCACGGTTTTCCGTTTTATGCTATACAAGACTAACGTAAAATCTCTGTTGGTTACTGCTGCTATAATTAGCTGGGTACTACTGTTAGGTAATGTTCTGCTGATGGCAGAGAGCGTGCGTCAGCCGGGTGCCATTAAGCTGGCCCTCCCCTACATTAACAACCTGCTGATCATTGTTTTTATCCTTTCTGTTTTCTTATTTCAGCGCTTAAGCGCCAATAACCTAAAAGGAATTGACTTCAGCAGCTATCTCTGGAACCTGTTCTCCAAAGCTGCCATTGCCGCTTACCTCAGCATCGCCTTATATTTTGCCTATAAACTTTCTACGGGGTATGCCCGGCTGCAATCGCCGTTACTGCTGCACCTTGTGTACCAGGTAAACTTCGGGTTGCTGGTCTACTTTTTAGCAAAGTCTTTTTACATCTGGCGACAGCTGCTGCTGTATCATAAAAATAAGTTTCTGCAGGTTGCCTGGGAGTGGTTTGAACTGTTGCTGTTCAGTACGCTGATTCTTACGCTGCTCAATTTCAACTATACCAACTATATTTTCCTGCCGCTGTTCGGGTTGTTCGGGTGCTATATCCTGTTCCTGTGCACTAACTTAAAGTGGGTAGCTTACCTGTCGTTCAACAAAAAAAGCAGGTCGCTGGTGCTGTTGGGTGCCATACTGGTCAGCTGTTACATTTTCACAAAGTTCTTCCAGGAGTTTTCGGATAGCCAGGAACTGGTTATAGATTACTCTGATGTTGGTTTCCTGATGCTGGCGATGATGTTTGTAGGTTGTTATACATTGGCCGCTTTCCTGGTTTCGTTGTTCAGTTTGCCTACCTCCAGTGTGTTTGAGCAGAAAAGCGAAGACCTGTTAAATTTCCAGCGCCTGAGCCAGTCTATACAGCAGGGCCAGAACGAATCGCAGGTGTACAACACGCTTTTCGAGAGTACTATAAAAGCGTCGGATGCCACAGCCGCCTGGTTTGAGATGGTGCGCGGCAACAATACGCATGTATCGCACCTGCTTAACATTAACAACGAACAGATAGAGCGCATCCGCCATCTGCTGCTGGCCTACAACATCCAGAACATCGATTACATAAACAATAACCTTGATCGTAACACCGGTTTTCGTGACCTTGCCCTGCCCTGGAAGTCGCTGATCATTCTGCCGATAAAATCTAAAAAACATATATTTGGCACCTTATACCTGCTCCGCGACATTGAACAGGGCTTCGACCGCGAAACTGTAAACGTACTGCGCACCTTCACCAGCCAAACTATATTAACTATAGAAAACCTGCGCCTGGTAGCCGAATCGTTGCAGAACGAGCGTTACAAGGAAGAGCTGAAGATTGCTACGCAGGTACAGGAAAGTTTAATACCAAAAACCTTCCCTACCGACAGCTGGTTCGAGATTGCCACACATGCCGTAGCGGCAAAAGAAGTTGGTGGTGATTTCTACGATTTCCTGCAGCTAAGCGAATCCCGGATAGCCATTATTATTGGCGATGTATCAGGCAAAGGTATTTCGGCGGCGTTCCATATGGCCCAGATGAAAGGCATTTTTCATGGGCTGATGCAGCAGGACATGCCGCCAAGCGAATTTATGAAACAGGCCAACAGTGCACTAAGCCGCTGCCTCGAGAAAACCTCTTTCATTACATCTTCGCTATACATTATTGATTACCGCATGCAGGGTTTTATGTTTGCGCGTGCCGGCCATTGCCACACGCTGTACTATAACGCCATGATGGAAGATGTTTTCTACTTCCAGACGGATGGCCTTGGCCTGGGTATAGTTCGCGACAAAAGCTATAACAACCACGTGCGGGAGATGTATTACGACTATAACCCCGGCGATGTGATGGTAATTTATACTGACGGCATAGTGGAGGCCCGTAATGCTGCAAATGACGAATACGGCGAAGACAGGCTGAAGTATATGCTCACGCAGACATACCACCTGGAGGCCGAAGATATTAAGTGCGCCATTATAAACGATCTGGAAGATTTTACAGGTCCTGACAACCTATATGACGATCAAACGTTGCTGGTGATTAAGTTTAAACCTGTTCAACCCAAGGCATAATAATAACGTAAAGTAGCCGATGAAAATAACACAAGACATTAAAGAATCTACCATCATCATGACCCTTGATGGTGAACTCGACGCAAGCTCATCTGTAATACTGGACGAGGAATTGTCGGACCCGGAAATAATGAAGTATAGCAAAATACTTGTAGACTGCCAGAATCTTAACTATATTTCTTCGGCTGGTCTGGGAGTATTTATTTCGCATCTGCAGCGCTTTGAGGATGCGCAGATAAAGCTCATTTTCTTTAACATGCAGGATAAAGTGCGCAACGTATTCGAGATACTTGGGCTTGACCTCCTCATGACCATCGTAACAAACTACGAGGAAGCCATTACCATAGCTGATGAATAATTCCATCCGGGTAAGCTGTACAAAAAAGAACCTTAAGCTAATACGGGATTTCGTCACGAAATATCTGCAGAGTCTTGCGCTCTCAGATGTACTGATGAACCAGATCGTATTGGCGGTGGATGAGATATGTGCCAACCTCATCATCCACGCCAATAACGAAGATCCATCAAAATACATTTACCTTACCATTACAGAACCCAAAGATGCGGTTCAGTTTGAGATTACGGATAACGGAGTGGCCTTCTCAACGCATGATTACAAAGAACCCGACATACTGGAGCACGTCCGGGTCGGGAAAAAAGGCGGCGTAGGCATTGCGCTTGTGCGGCGGATTATGGATAAGGTAGAGTTTACGACCAAGGGCGACGCCAACTCCTGCGTCCTGTATAAAAAGATAAAATAAGACCGGATACACACTTTTACCGGTCTTTGTCCGTTATCCGGAACGAAAACCCATGCAATAGGATTATAGTCATGTTTTTTGGCTTATCTGTCAGAAAAAATAACTAAAATTGCATATTCTGATACTAATCAGCGAAACAAGTCTTGTTTAATCAACTTATGCGCAGCAATCACCTACTTGTTGCGGTAGCCGCTTTAGCTCTGGCCGGATGTACCGCATCCAATAAGAACAACAGCAAAGAGCCGGCTATCGCTACGCTTGGCTCTGAGCCACTTTCTTCTTCCGAGTTTAAATACGTGTATGAGAAAAACAACGGAGGCAACGAAGATGCTTATTCTGAAAAAAGCGTTGAGGACTACCTGGAACTATACACCAACTTTAAGCTAAAGGTACTGGAAGCGGAAAGCCGCGGCCTGGATACGACCACTGCTTTTAACCGTGAACTGGAAGGGTACAAAGAACAACTGGCTCTGCCTTACCTGACCGAGAACAGTGTCACCGACAAACTGGTACGCGAAGCGTATGAGCGCTCAAAGCAGGAAATCAATGCTTCGCATATACTCATAACCTTAGACCCGGATGCTGCTCCGCAGGATACGCTGGCAGCCTACAACCGGGTAATGGAGCTGCGCAAGCGAGCACAGGCCGGCGAAGATTTTGCGAAACTGGCAAAGGAAAACTCACAGGACCCTTCGGCAGCAGACAACGGTGGCAACTTAGGTTACTTTACGGCCATGCAGATGGTGTACCCGTTTGAGAATGCTGCTTATAAAACGGAGCCGGGCCAACTTTCGATGCCGGTGCGTACCCGCTTTGGTTACCACCTCATAAAAGTACACGACAAGCGCGCTGCCCGTGGCGAAGTGAAAGTGGCGCACATCATGGTACGTGCCACGCCAGGCATGCCTAAAGCCGACTCGCTGGCAGCCAAACAACGCATTGATGCAATTTACAAACGCGTGCAACGCAACGAGAACTGGGATAAACTGACTGCTGAATTTTCGGAAGACGATAACACAGCAGACAACGGTGGTGAACTGCCATGGTTTGGTACCGGCCGCATGATCCCGGTTTTTGAAGAAGCAGCTTTTGCATTACAGAAAGAAGGCGAGATTGCTAAACCTACGCTTACCCCATATGGCTGGCACATTATAAAACTAATCGAGAAACGCGGTCTGCCTCCTTACGAAGACATGGAGCAGAGCCTACGCAATAAAGTAGCAAAAGACTCCCGCTCAGAACTGAATAAAGCTGTATTCCTGAAGCGAATCCGCCAGGAAAACAACTTTACGGAAGTTGCCGATGCCAAAACCGCCGCTTTCAGCAAAGCAAATGATGCGCTCCTGAAAGGCACCTGGAAATTTGAGCAGAATGAGAAAGATAAAACGCTGAAAGCAACTTTATTTACCATTCAGGGCAAACCATATACTATAGCCGATTTTTACAGCTATGTAGAAGAGAACCAGCGCCCGCGTACCAGTGGCACCGCCGAGTACGCCATGACACTTCTCTACGATAATTTCGTGAACAAAAGCCTGCTGGACTATGAGCGTGCTAACCTGGAAAACAAGCACACCGATTACCGCATGCTGGTTCGCGAATACCACGACGGCATTCTGTTGTTCCAGATGATGGATGAGAAAGTGTGGTCTAAAGCAGTGGAAGATTCTGTTGGGCTGAAAGCTTACTTTGAAGCCAATAAAGAGAACTATAAGTGGGGCGAACGTGTGGATGCTATAGTTGTTAGCGCTGCCAATAAAGACCTGCTTAAAGCGGCTCAGCAGCAATTAGATAAACGCCGCTACGCTGTTAAAACTGCTAAAATTCCGGATGTACTGTTTGAAAATGGCAAAGCGACACTTACCAAAGATGGGATTGCCCAACTGAACGAACTTGCAGAGTTGCTGATGGAGATGCCGAACACCAGCCTGGATATAAACGGCCACACGGATTCCCGCGAAGATGCAGCTGCAAAAGACCTTGCCCAGAAACGTGCACAGGCAGTTACAGCGTATCTGCAGCAGGAAGGTGTACCAACTACACAGCTAACTATAAAAAGCTTAGGCAAAACCAAACAGGCTGGTCCTGATAATACTGAAACCGGACGCCGCCGCAACCGCAGGGTATCGTTCACTTTGTATTCATCCGACCTGGGTGCGCTTGCCGATAACCTGAATGCCGGAAATCCGCTGGCAGTACAGATATCAGAGAAGAAATTCCAAAAAGGTGAGAACAAAGCAGTGGATGCAGTGAAGTGGGAACCGGGAACATATACTACGCAATTAAATGGCCGCGAATATCTGATTATCATTAACAAGGTATTGCAGCCAGGGTATAAACAACTGAACGAAGTACGGGGCGCAGCCATCTCTGATTACCAGAACTACCTGGAAGAGCAATGGGTAAAACAGCTGCGCGAAAAATATCCTGTTAATGTCAACAAATCAGAAGTAAACAAGCTGATAAAGTAAAAGCATCTGCAAAAAAAGCTGCACTTTTATAGTGGAGCTTTTTTTGCTAAAAAAATCTTTAGAGATTGCAGGTTGCAAATCCTGACTAAAGGTTTCAGCAGAATAAAAACACCCGGGCTTTAATGTTCCGGTCACCATAAAGCAAGTATAGCGCCGCAGCAACAAGAGCGCAAAACATCATTATGCATAACCAACCTATAACAACACCCCGAGTATTTTGTGTGGTAGCAGCCATTATCGTTTGTATGATGTCGGCTTTCCAGGCTACGGCGCAGGCTCCTGTACAACGCCAGGTAGATGGTATCATCGCCAAAATAGATAACCAGATCGTGCTGAGATCGGAGCTGGAGTTCAGCTACCTGCAGTACCTGGCACAGGCCAAACTGCAGCCTAACGAGGAACTGAAGTGCGAAATATTCAAGTCGCTGGTTCAGGACAAACTATTACTGGCCCGCGCTGCCATTGACTCCGTAACAGTGGAAGAAAGCCAGGTAACCGGCGAGCTTAACCGCAGAATTGATTACCTATCGTCCCAGGTAGGTGGCGTAGAGCGTTTGGAGCAATACTATAACAAGAGCATCCGCCAGTTAAAAGAAGAACTGCGCAAAACAATACAGGACCAGCTGGTAATGCAGAAAATGCAGGAAACAATTGCTGGTAAGGTTCGCGTTACACCAAAAGAGGTGGCAGCATACTATAACCGCATCCCACAAGACAGCCTACCTTACTTTTCAAGCGAAGTAGAGATCGGCCAGATTGTAAAATACGCGGAAGTAAGCAAGCAGCAGAAACAGGAAGCACGCCAGCAGCTGGAAGAACTACGCAAGCGCATTTTGGCTGGCGAAGATTTTGCTACACTCGCGAAACAGTATTCCCAGGATCCGGGATCAGCTGCAGCTGGTGGCGAACTGGGCTTCTTCAAGAAAAAGGAACTGGTACCGGAATACGAAGCTGCTGCGCTTCGCCTGGAGCCAGGTGGCATCTCAGGTATAGTAGAGTCGCAGTTCGGTTTCCACTTGATACAGCTGATCGAGCGTAAAGGACAGGAGTTTAACACGCGTCATATCCTAATCAAGCCTGCCACCGCTACGGTAAACATTCAGGAAGCTATTGCTGAACTGGATAGCATCCGTTCGCTAATTGAGAACGACAGCATTACGTTTGCCAAAGCCGCCAAAGACTTTTCGGATGATTTTGCTACCAAAGATAACGGTGGTATGATGGCCAGCCGCGCAGGTACGACTTATATCCCGATGGACCAGGTAGACCCAAGCATCTTCTTTGTGATAGATACCATGCAGGTGGACGAGATCTCTAAACCAATTCCGTTTACCACTGCAGATGGTAAGGAAGCGGTGCGTATCATTATGCTGAAAGGCAAGTCAACTCCACACCAGGCGAACTTAGAAGACGATTATCCGAAAATAGCCGCAGCGGCACTCAACGATAAAAAGAGCAAAGCCGTAGATGAGTGGTTCAGGAAGAACATCGACACTGTATTCATCGACATCGACCCTGAGTACCAGGATTGTAAAGCACTACAAGTCACGCAATAAAACTATATGGCACAGTACACCTCTGACAAAGAAGCAGCCGACGCGCTATACCACGCCTACCGTGAACTAACCAACGAAATTTCGAAGGTTATAGTAGGACAGGACGAAGTGGTAAGATTAGTACTGACGGCGGTTTTTTGTCAGGGGCACTGTTTGCTGGTCGGCGTGCCAGGCCTTGCCAAAACGCTCCTTATCCAAACTATAGCCTCTGCGCTGGATATGTCCTTTAACAGGGTGCAGTTCACGCCAGACTTAATGCCTTCGGATATAGTTGGCGCCGAGACGCTGGACAAGGACAGAAACTTTAAATTTATTACCGGCCCCATTTTCGCCAACATTGTGCTGGCCGATGAGATAAACCGTACGCCGCCAAAGACACAGGCAGCCCTGCTGGAAGCCATGCAGGAACACGCTGTTACCGTTGCAGGCAAGCGCTACAGATTACCGGAACCTTTCTTTGTTCTGGCCACTCAGAACCCGATAGAACAGGAAGGCACCTATCCCTTACCCGAAGCACAGCTCGACCGTTTCATGTTCAACATTACGCTGGGCTACCCAAGCTATGAGTCAGAACTACAGATTGTAAAGAATACCACAGGTGCTTTTACCCAACAGCTAAGTAAAATTCTGCATGCGGATGACATACTTGCTTTTCAGCAGCTGGTGCGCCGTGTGCCGGTAGTTGATAATGTAGTGGAGTATGCGGTGCAGCTGGTTCACAAAACACGCCCAGGCTCGCCTATGGCCTCCAAAGCAGCTAACGATTACCTGGAGTGGGGAGCTGGTCCGCGTGCCTCGCAGCATCTTATAGTTGGCGCCAAGTGCAACGCAATCCTTAACGGCAAATACAGCCCTGATATTGAAGATGTGCAGGCTGTAGCCTTACCAATCCTTCGTCACCGCATAGTGCGCAACTTTAAAGCCGAAGCCGAAGGCATTACCGAAGAGAAAATCATCAGAGACTTATTATAATGGTTTAATTGTTGAATGGTTAAATTGTTGATTGCTGATAATAACAATTAAACCATTTAGCAATTTAACCTACTTCTCATGTAGCCATTCAACAATTTAGTTTAATTTTGCGGCAGATTAATATTTACTAAAACTTTACACTATGGAGGCGGCTGCTTTATACTTTCGCTTTAAAGATAACCTGGCAACTATAGTTGCAGCACTTAACAGCAAACTGGAAGTGCGCACCATGCCCTACAATGTTTCTATTCCGCTGGAAGTAGACCTGCTGAGCAATATACTGCGTATCTACGGCCTTAACTTTACCTCGGCAACTACAGGCGCTGCCAGGCTGCAGGATTTCCAGCAGTGGTACATGCAGAACGAGGAAGCTGTGAACGAGGTAATGCACCGCGTGCTGGAAGACAAGAAAGCGTATATGAAAACGGCAACCGGCGTTATCCTGCAAAAAGAAATGCTTTACAGAAGGCTGGAGTACTTTAAGGAAACAGCGCATACCCTGGAAGTAATGATGGTGCAGCAAAACCTGGGCAGCCCGAAACACCACAACTATCCATTCCTGAACCAGTAACCGAAACTATAGTTTATAGTATAAAGGCCGGCAACTATGCAGTTACCGGCCTTTATAGTTTAAAAGCAGGCTATAGTTTATTTTCGTATAGTTGTATGGCCATCTCTGGAGTGCTCCAGTTCAAGTTCACCTTTCGGTTCTTTCTTCATTTCTGAATCTGCCTGGCTGCCAACTCCGCCTTTGGCTATAGTTATACCGCCATCTACCATATAAGTCGCGCCTGTTACATAACTCGCCTCATCCGATGCCAGGAACAGGTAAACATTGGCAACTTCCTCCGGGGTGCCTCTGCGGCCCATCGGGGTAGCTTCTTTCATCATTTTCACCATCTTGCTGTCCATCGGACCAGTGCTTTCGTGGGTCCAGGCGGTATCTATAGGGCCGGGGCCAACTATGTTGCAGCGCACCCCAAACTGCGCCTGCTCTACGGCCAGGCCGCGCATAAATGCATGTATAAAACCTTTGGTGCCGCCATACGGTGTGTTCTGGGCAATGCCCAACACACCAGCCTCAGAACCCGCCGACACGATGTTACCTTTGGTTTTATGCAGTTCCGGCAGTGCGGCTTTGCTCATTACAAAAGCCGTTTTCACATTATTCTTCAGCATGTACTCAAAAGCTTCTTCAGAGTAGTCCTGCAGCATGTTTACTTCCGGAAAAACGCCGGCATTATTTACAAGTATGTCGAGTTTGCCGAATTGGCTTACTGCAGTTTCCACGCAGCGTTTGGCATTGCCTTCCGTCGAAATGTCAGCAGTAAACGGCAACGCGGTTCCTCCCTCCTTCTCAATTTCTTTTGCCACAGCCTCCACCGGGTCTTCGGGGAAGCCGGCAACTATAACACTTGCGCCCTCGCGGGCAAACTTTTTACAAATGGCTTCGCCGATACCTGAGCCGCCGCCGGTTACAATAGCAACTTTACCTTTTAGTCTGTCTCCCATAGTTTAGTAAGTTTAGATAGATGATGAAAAATGTACTTTATTAACGGGCGTGGCAGCGGCTTGTTCAGTACTTATCTTACAGTGAATACGATACCATTTCAACTATAAAGCGTAAGAAGGTACAAGTATCAATTTAAACATCACACTCAGTGCAATTCATATGAGTCTATTATTTAATATTTTGCCCGAGTCTCTGGAAGAAAGGCTGGAGACTGAACACCTTATCCTGAGACCCTACCAGGAAGGTGATGAAAACGATTTTATGCGTGTACTGCACGAAAACTCAGACATTCTGAATCCTGCCTTCAGTGGCCGTATAGTGCGTGTAAAAGCGCTGGAAGATGCCCGTATCCAGATGCAGCAGCTCCGCACCGACTGGGACAACCGTAAAACCTTCGACTTTGGAGTCTGGATAAAATCGGACAATACTTACCTCGGTGACATTGCTCTCAAAAATGTAGACCATAAAGTACCTAAAGCTGAGATCGGCTTATATTTTACCGGCTGGCCAGAAACCAAAGAACTCGTACAGGAAGCATTACAAACGATACTCAATTTTGCGTTTGATATTCTCCAGCTAAACAAAGTTTACATCCGGTGCACAGCCAGTAACAGATTTTACGGCGAGTTGGCTAAAGACAATGGCTTTGTGGAAGAAGGAACCCTGCGCAGTGATTTTAAAGGAACAGACTCCGAAGAGCTGCACGATCTGACCTATTTTGGAATGACGCGCGACGACTTTGAAACGCAACGCAGTCAGCATAAATCCAAAAACTCGAGAGAACTGGTCTGACAACTATAGTTTGCGTTGGGTACTAAGATTTCCGGAACTATAAGTCAACTATAACTCCCGGACTAAAATCCTAATATTTTTAGCATACCAACTATAGCTACTGCGGTTACAATGCAAACTTTACTTATCCGGCCCTTATAGCAACCTGCTGCTTTATACTATAGTTACCCATAAAAAACTTTTGAAAACAGGAAGAAAAAAGCATAAATAATGGGACAAAAGCCACGCGGGTTATGTTAAGAACAGACAGCAGCAATCAGCTAAAATAATTAGCAAAATATAGGTTAACTTTTTTGCAAATTGGATCTGAATGTTGTAATTTCACAATCAAATTAAGCTAAATAAGAAAGAACACATGAGTGTAAGCAACGAAAAACTTAAAGCCCTGCAGCTGACCATCGACAAGCTCGACAAGACTTACGGTAAAGGCACTGTAATGAAGCTTAGCGACAACAAAGTAGAAGACATTCCTGCTATCTCTACAGGGTCTCTTGGGTTGGACATAGCTTTGGGTATTGGCGGTTTGCCACGTGGCCGTGTAATTGAGATCTACGGTCCTGAATCTTCTGGTAAAACCACGCTTACTATGCACGCTATTGCCGAAGCTCAGAAAGCAGGTGGCCTGGCAGCATTTATTGACGCAGAGCACGCTTTTGATAAAGCATATGCCGAGAAACTCGGAATTGATACAGAAAACTTATTGATATCGCAGCCGGATAACGGTGAGCAGGCACTTGAGATCGCTGATCATCTGATCCGTTCTGGCGCTATTGATATTATCGTAATTGACTCAGTGGCTGCCCTGGTACCAAAAGGTGAACTGGAAGGCGACATGGGTGACAGCAAAATGGGTCTTCAGGCTCGTTTAATGTCTCAGGCACTTCGTAAGCTGACAGGTACGATCAACAAAACAGGATGCTGCTGTATCTTTATCAACCAGCTTCGTGAGAAGATTGGTGTGATGTTCGGTAACCCTGAAACGACAACCGGTGGTAACGCCCTTAAATTCTACGCATCCGTACGTCTGGATATTCGTCGTATTGGTCAGATTAAAGAGGCTGCCGATAACATTACAGGTAACCGTACCCGCGTGAAAGTTGTGAAGAACAAAGTAGCGCCTCCGTTTAAAGTGGTAGAATTCGACATCATGTATGGCGAGGGTATCTCTAAAGTAGGTGAGATCCTTGACCTTGGCGTGGAGCTGAACATAGTGCAGAAATCCGGTTCATGGTTCTCTTATGATGGCAACAAGCTGGGCCAGGGCCGCGATGGCGTGAAGCAGATCCTGCTTGACAACCCTGAACTGATGGATGAGATCGAGCAGAAGATCAGAGCCATTGTAAAGGGTGAGCCTGAAAAAGTAGCTGAAGTTTTAGAAGATAAATCAGCCGACAGAGGTGAATAAACATTATTCAGTGAACTAAAATAATAAAAAAGGTGCTATAACAATGGCACCTTTTTTATTATAACTGCAGCAAAAAAGTAACTTAAAGTGTTAACTTGCAATGTATAACGCAGTATAAAAACTATAATAAGAGGTTGTTGCTGCGCGTATTAAAAACAACAAAACAACCTGAGCAAACTGCTTAAGCAAACTTAAATTCGGGATAACCGGAGAGAGTTGGTATGAAAGTTGAATAAAACATACTAGTAATGCAGACCCTTATAATGAAGAATATGAAGAAGTCTACTCCTGTCATCCTTCTGCTTGTGATCGTACTTTCTGCCTTTTCTATGAAAGACAGCATGCGTACAATCCGTAACGAAAGTTTTTCGACTGGCGAGATACTCAAGTATAAAGTACACTATGGCCCTATTACAGCAGCCGAAGCAACTATAGATGTATCTGACCAACTACATACTATAAATGGCCGCCCCAGCTACCGCGCTACGGTATATGGCCGCACAAGCAGCTCTTTCGATATTTTTATTAAAGTACGTGATACCTGGCAGTCTTATATCGATACGGCAGCTATAGTACCACACCGCTTTCACCGCAATATAGAAGAAGGCAGTTACCGCAAGAAAGAGACAATAGACTTTAACCACAACAGTAATATTGCAGCTGTTAAAGTAAAGCGAAAGAAAGACCCGGAGAAAACCAGCACCCATAAAGTATCTGATAACGTGCAGGATATTGTGAGCGGTTTCTATTATTTAAGAACGCTGAACTATGATAGAATGCGCAAAGGTGAAAAGCTGACCATAAAAGGTTTTTTTGAAGAAGAGAACTTTGACATGGAAGTAACTTACAAAGGCCGCGAAACTGTTAGCACAAAGGCCGGTAAAATAAAAGCGATAAAACTGGTACCTAAAATGCCGAAAAACGAAATGTTTAAAGGCGAGAATGCCATTACTGTTTACCTGTCTGATGACGATAACAAAGTACCCGTACTGATACAAGCGGAAATGTTTGTAGGGTCGATAAAGGTGGACCTCTACGAGTTCCGGAACCTGAAACATAAGCTAGTCGCAAAGAAATAAA
This genomic interval carries:
- a CDS encoding PP2C family protein-serine/threonine phosphatase produces the protein MLYKTNVKSLLVTAAIISWVLLLGNVLLMAESVRQPGAIKLALPYINNLLIIVFILSVFLFQRLSANNLKGIDFSSYLWNLFSKAAIAAYLSIALYFAYKLSTGYARLQSPLLLHLVYQVNFGLLVYFLAKSFYIWRQLLLYHKNKFLQVAWEWFELLLFSTLILTLLNFNYTNYIFLPLFGLFGCYILFLCTNLKWVAYLSFNKKSRSLVLLGAILVSCYIFTKFFQEFSDSQELVIDYSDVGFLMLAMMFVGCYTLAAFLVSLFSLPTSSVFEQKSEDLLNFQRLSQSIQQGQNESQVYNTLFESTIKASDATAAWFEMVRGNNTHVSHLLNINNEQIERIRHLLLAYNIQNIDYINNNLDRNTGFRDLALPWKSLIILPIKSKKHIFGTLYLLRDIEQGFDRETVNVLRTFTSQTILTIENLRLVAESLQNERYKEELKIATQVQESLIPKTFPTDSWFEIATHAVAAKEVGGDFYDFLQLSESRIAIIIGDVSGKGISAAFHMAQMKGIFHGLMQQDMPPSEFMKQANSALSRCLEKTSFITSSLYIIDYRMQGFMFARAGHCHTLYYNAMMEDVFYFQTDGLGLGIVRDKSYNNHVREMYYDYNPGDVMVIYTDGIVEARNAANDEYGEDRLKYMLTQTYHLEAEDIKCAIINDLEDFTGPDNLYDDQTLLVIKFKPVQPKA
- a CDS encoding STAS domain-containing protein, with product MKITQDIKESTIIMTLDGELDASSSVILDEELSDPEIMKYSKILVDCQNLNYISSAGLGVFISHLQRFEDAQIKLIFFNMQDKVRNVFEILGLDLLMTIVTNYEEAITIADE
- a CDS encoding ATP-binding protein; this encodes MNNSIRVSCTKKNLKLIRDFVTKYLQSLALSDVLMNQIVLAVDEICANLIIHANNEDPSKYIYLTITEPKDAVQFEITDNGVAFSTHDYKEPDILEHVRVGKKGGVGIALVRRIMDKVEFTTKGDANSCVLYKKIK
- a CDS encoding peptidylprolyl isomerase, giving the protein MRSNHLLVAVAALALAGCTASNKNNSKEPAIATLGSEPLSSSEFKYVYEKNNGGNEDAYSEKSVEDYLELYTNFKLKVLEAESRGLDTTTAFNRELEGYKEQLALPYLTENSVTDKLVREAYERSKQEINASHILITLDPDAAPQDTLAAYNRVMELRKRAQAGEDFAKLAKENSQDPSAADNGGNLGYFTAMQMVYPFENAAYKTEPGQLSMPVRTRFGYHLIKVHDKRAARGEVKVAHIMVRATPGMPKADSLAAKQRIDAIYKRVQRNENWDKLTAEFSEDDNTADNGGELPWFGTGRMIPVFEEAAFALQKEGEIAKPTLTPYGWHIIKLIEKRGLPPYEDMEQSLRNKVAKDSRSELNKAVFLKRIRQENNFTEVADAKTAAFSKANDALLKGTWKFEQNEKDKTLKATLFTIQGKPYTIADFYSYVEENQRPRTSGTAEYAMTLLYDNFVNKSLLDYERANLENKHTDYRMLVREYHDGILLFQMMDEKVWSKAVEDSVGLKAYFEANKENYKWGERVDAIVVSAANKDLLKAAQQQLDKRRYAVKTAKIPDVLFENGKATLTKDGIAQLNELAELLMEMPNTSLDINGHTDSREDAAAKDLAQKRAQAVTAYLQQEGVPTTQLTIKSLGKTKQAGPDNTETGRRRNRRVSFTLYSSDLGALADNLNAGNPLAVQISEKKFQKGENKAVDAVKWEPGTYTTQLNGREYLIIINKVLQPGYKQLNEVRGAAISDYQNYLEEQWVKQLREKYPVNVNKSEVNKLIK
- a CDS encoding peptidylprolyl isomerase, yielding MHNQPITTPRVFCVVAAIIVCMMSAFQATAQAPVQRQVDGIIAKIDNQIVLRSELEFSYLQYLAQAKLQPNEELKCEIFKSLVQDKLLLARAAIDSVTVEESQVTGELNRRIDYLSSQVGGVERLEQYYNKSIRQLKEELRKTIQDQLVMQKMQETIAGKVRVTPKEVAAYYNRIPQDSLPYFSSEVEIGQIVKYAEVSKQQKQEARQQLEELRKRILAGEDFATLAKQYSQDPGSAAAGGELGFFKKKELVPEYEAAALRLEPGGISGIVESQFGFHLIQLIERKGQEFNTRHILIKPATATVNIQEAIAELDSIRSLIENDSITFAKAAKDFSDDFATKDNGGMMASRAGTTYIPMDQVDPSIFFVIDTMQVDEISKPIPFTTADGKEAVRIIMLKGKSTPHQANLEDDYPKIAAAALNDKKSKAVDEWFRKNIDTVFIDIDPEYQDCKALQVTQ
- a CDS encoding AAA family ATPase — translated: MAQYTSDKEAADALYHAYRELTNEISKVIVGQDEVVRLVLTAVFCQGHCLLVGVPGLAKTLLIQTIASALDMSFNRVQFTPDLMPSDIVGAETLDKDRNFKFITGPIFANIVLADEINRTPPKTQAALLEAMQEHAVTVAGKRYRLPEPFFVLATQNPIEQEGTYPLPEAQLDRFMFNITLGYPSYESELQIVKNTTGAFTQQLSKILHADDILAFQQLVRRVPVVDNVVEYAVQLVHKTRPGSPMASKAANDYLEWGAGPRASQHLIVGAKCNAILNGKYSPDIEDVQAVALPILRHRIVRNFKAEAEGITEEKIIRDLL